A region from the Mesorhizobium sp. J8 genome encodes:
- a CDS encoding DUF1007 family protein has protein sequence MHLKRQATMLASAFAATLASVEQAEVHPHVFAEARLDVILSQDHQSVTALRHLWRFDDLFSSTVMMEFDKNSDLKLDDKELKEVADTVHSSLAEFNYFQLVTQDGKDVPMVPPPHLMANFDNDQLIILFESQPKTPIKLAGKIDIGVYDPTFYTAIDFTDDANLTVDGLPSTCTKKVIRPDPDEAIKENQKTLTDAFFNDPTGTDMSKIFATKLELNCPPEG, from the coding sequence ATGCATCTGAAACGGCAAGCAACCATGCTGGCTTCGGCCTTTGCGGCCACATTGGCCTCGGTCGAGCAGGCTGAAGTCCACCCGCATGTCTTCGCCGAAGCCCGGCTCGACGTCATCCTCAGCCAGGATCACCAAAGTGTGACGGCGCTGCGCCACCTTTGGCGCTTCGACGATTTGTTTTCGAGTACAGTGATGATGGAGTTCGACAAGAACTCCGATCTGAAACTTGACGACAAAGAGCTCAAGGAAGTGGCCGACACCGTCCATTCCTCGCTGGCCGAGTTCAACTACTTTCAGCTCGTCACCCAGGACGGCAAGGACGTGCCCATGGTGCCGCCGCCGCATCTGATGGCGAATTTCGACAACGACCAGCTGATCATCCTGTTCGAGTCGCAGCCGAAGACGCCGATCAAGCTCGCCGGCAAGATCGACATCGGCGTCTACGACCCGACGTTCTACACCGCGATCGATTTCACCGACGACGCCAACCTCACCGTCGATGGCCTGCCCTCGACCTGCACCAAGAAGGTCATCCGTCCCGATCCGGACGAGGCGATCAAGGAAAACCAGAAGACCCTGACGGACGCGTTCTTCAACGATCCGACAGGCACCGACATGAGCAAGATCTTCGCCACCAAGCTCGAGTTGAACTGCCCGCCGGAAGGATGA
- a CDS encoding nickel/cobalt transporter, with amino-acid sequence MATHLAGVAHAQSSLGIGTNDGMAPTTTGPFAHILMWINLRQQEFYHSLAAAMKAMRQDGSKLWLLIGLSFAYGIFHAAGPGHGKAVISSYMVANEVALRRGIMLSFVSALLQGLTAVVVMMLAYFVLRGTAISMTDAAWFLEISSFVLVTLFGAWLLWRKLGSSVLRLFGRAPAYSLSAAHAGHPHDGHSHAGHSHGHSHARVAHSLRVHDDHDHHGHSHAHGHDHGAHEHRHHAAHDHAHHDHGPGEVCETCGHSHAPDPAMLSGDRFDWKTAWSAVAAVGIRPCSGALIVLSFALLNGLWLGGLLSVLAMSIGTAITVSALATIAVTAKNWAVYFAGDGRIGNRIHSIVEIGGAAFIFLVGLLLLSASLSGGA; translated from the coding sequence ATGGCGACCCATCTGGCGGGCGTGGCCCATGCCCAGAGCTCGCTCGGCATCGGCACCAATGACGGCATGGCGCCGACCACCACGGGTCCGTTCGCCCATATCCTGATGTGGATCAATCTCAGGCAGCAGGAATTCTACCATTCGCTGGCCGCCGCCATGAAGGCGATGCGCCAGGACGGCAGCAAGCTCTGGCTGCTGATCGGCCTGTCCTTCGCCTACGGCATCTTCCACGCCGCCGGCCCCGGCCACGGCAAGGCGGTGATCTCGTCCTACATGGTCGCCAACGAAGTGGCGCTGCGGCGCGGCATAATGCTCTCCTTCGTCTCGGCGCTGCTGCAGGGCCTGACCGCGGTAGTCGTCATGATGCTTGCCTATTTCGTGCTGCGCGGCACCGCGATCTCGATGACCGACGCGGCGTGGTTCCTGGAAATCTCCAGCTTCGTGCTGGTCACCTTGTTCGGCGCCTGGCTGCTTTGGCGCAAGCTCGGCTCGTCGGTGCTGCGCCTGTTCGGCAGAGCGCCCGCCTACAGCCTGTCGGCCGCCCATGCCGGCCATCCGCATGACGGGCATTCCCATGCGGGCCACTCGCATGGGCATTCGCATGCGCGCGTCGCGCATTCCCTGCGCGTGCATGACGATCATGATCATCATGGCCATTCGCATGCCCACGGCCACGATCATGGCGCGCATGAGCACCGCCATCACGCCGCGCACGACCACGCCCACCACGACCATGGTCCTGGTGAAGTCTGCGAGACCTGCGGCCATTCGCATGCGCCGGATCCGGCGATGCTGTCGGGCGACCGCTTCGACTGGAAGACAGCCTGGTCGGCGGTGGCCGCCGTCGGTATCCGCCCCTGTTCCGGCGCGCTGATCGTGCTGAGCTTCGCGCTGCTCAACGGGTTGTGGCTTGGCGGCCTGCTGTCGGTGCTGGCGATGTCGATCGGCACCGCGATCACCGTCTCCGCGCTGGCGACGATCGCCGTGACGGCCAAGAACTGGGCGGTCTATTTCGCCGGTGATGGCCGCATCGGCAACCGCATCCATTCCATCGTCGAGATCGGCGGCGCCGCCTTCATTTTCCTGGTCGGACTGCTGCTTCTGTCGGCCAGCCTATCGGGCGGCGCCTGA
- the denD gene encoding D-erythronate dehydrogenase yields MRILITGAAGMVGRKLIARLAKDGMLRGRKITALDLHDIVAPQAPALTGVDVSIHTGDLSSPGAMAALVAPRPDVIFHLAGIVSGEAEANFDLGYRVNLDGTRALFDAVRLAAFAPRLVFTSSIAVFGAPFPDVIPDEFHPTPLTSYGTQKQMSEALLADYTRRGFFDGIGIRLPTICVRPGKPNKAASSFFSGIIREPLAGQEAILPVPRSVLHTHASPRSAVNFLVHAAEIDGDKVGPRRNLTMPGVAVTVGEQIEALERIAGAAVAKRIREQPDETIWAIVKGWPTRFEARRSRELGFAAEKNFDEIIRAHIEDELGGKIA; encoded by the coding sequence ATGCGAATTCTGATCACGGGCGCGGCCGGCATGGTCGGCCGCAAGCTTATCGCGCGGCTCGCCAAGGACGGTATGCTGCGCGGGCGCAAGATAACGGCGCTCGACCTGCATGACATCGTGGCGCCGCAGGCACCGGCGCTCACGGGCGTCGATGTCTCGATCCACACCGGCGATCTGTCATCCCCTGGGGCCATGGCGGCTCTCGTGGCTCCGCGCCCCGACGTGATCTTCCACCTGGCCGGTATCGTGTCGGGCGAGGCGGAAGCCAATTTCGATCTCGGCTACCGCGTCAATCTCGACGGCACGCGCGCGCTGTTCGACGCGGTGCGGCTGGCGGCGTTCGCGCCGCGCCTTGTCTTCACCTCGTCGATCGCCGTGTTCGGCGCGCCGTTCCCGGATGTCATCCCCGACGAATTCCATCCGACGCCGCTCACGTCTTACGGCACGCAGAAGCAGATGAGCGAAGCGCTGCTCGCCGATTACACGCGGCGCGGCTTCTTCGACGGCATCGGCATCCGGCTGCCGACGATCTGCGTGCGCCCCGGCAAGCCGAACAAGGCGGCCTCCAGCTTCTTCTCCGGCATCATCCGCGAGCCGCTCGCCGGGCAGGAAGCGATCCTGCCGGTGCCGCGCTCGGTGCTGCATACCCATGCCAGTCCGCGCTCGGCGGTCAATTTCCTCGTCCATGCGGCCGAGATCGACGGTGACAAGGTCGGTCCGCGCCGCAACCTCACAATGCCCGGCGTCGCCGTCACCGTCGGCGAGCAGATCGAGGCGCTGGAGCGCATCGCCGGCGCCGCGGTCGCGAAGCGGATCCGGGAGCAGCCCGACGAGACGATCTGGGCGATCGTCAAAGGCTGGCCGACGCGTTTCGAGGCGCGCCGCTCGCGCGAACTGGGCTTTGCCGCCGAGAAGAACTTCGACGAAATCATCCGCGCGCATATCGAGGATGAGCTTGGTGGGAAGATCGCCTGA